In one Chionomys nivalis chromosome 13, mChiNiv1.1, whole genome shotgun sequence genomic region, the following are encoded:
- the LOC130886098 gene encoding putative ankyrin repeat domain-containing protein 19, translating into MGGEYSRGGGWRPRGSQGVSVLCCCPEKSLEETPLGFCKISGRRNTPCPGPQDPVYLDMAYFPDNDLHMAACAGDLPFVRLYFTLGKYEANHRDKENRNALHFACFYGHLELVTYLWRRGCEINGCDNRNITPLMKAVQSWEEEIVCFLLEHHANPHIKDSNGDTALHYAVYAGKPAIAAKLLLYGANIEERTKDNLTPLLLALRENRLNMAQFLVSTGASVNAVDSQRRNSLMYAVRCDSPVMVNLLLQQGVDINFKDLFGWTALRYAIEGDRVVRTILLEYEYNLEQSLKEKNSGIWKIWELGIKEKWPNATYWAIFVEA; encoded by the exons ATGGGAGGAGAGTACAGCCGAGGGGGAGGGTGGAGGCCTAGGGGTTCCCAAGGCGTCTCTGTGCTCTGTTGCTGTCCAGAAAAGAGTCTTGAAGAGACGCCCTTAGGTTTCTGCAAAATCAGTGGACGGAGAAACACCCCGTGCCCTGGACCTCAGGATCCTGTGTATTTAGACATGGCCTACTTTCCTGACAACGACCTGCACATGGCGGCCTGTGCGGGAGATTTACCTTTTGTGCGGTTGTACTTCACTCTGGGCAAATATGAAGCCAATCACAGAGACAAGGAGAATAG GAATGCCCTGCACTTTGCCTGCTTCTACGGACATCTAGAACTGGTGACTTACCTCTGGAGACGTGGCTGTGAGATTAATGGGTGTGACAATCGTAACATCACACCCTTGATGAAG GCTGTCCaaagctgggaagaggaaatcgtGTGTTTTCTGCTAGAGCATCATGCTAACCCGCACATTAAAGACAGCAATGGAGACACTGCTCTCCACTATGCAGTCTATGCCGGGAAGCCAGCAATAGCTGCCAAGCTACTACTTTATGGAGCAAATATTGAGGAAAGAACAAAA GATAACCTCACACCACTATTGCTTGCTCTCAGGGAAAACAGACTGAACATGGCGCAGTTCTTAGTAAGCACGGGAGCCAGTGTGAATGCGGTTGACTCTCAGAGAAG aaactcTCTCATGTATGCTGTAAGATGTGATTCACCGGTTATGGTCAACCTTCTTCTTCAACAAGGTGTTGACAtcaattttaaagatttgtttggaTGGACTGCTTTACGTTATGCTATTGAAGGTGATCGTGTGGT GAGGACAATACTTTTGGAGTATGAGTATAACCTAGAACAAAGCTTAAAAGAGAAGAATTCAG GAATATGGAAGATTTGGGAACTTGGGATTAAAGAAAAATGGCCGAATGCGACTTACTGGGCCATCTTTGTAGAAGCATAG